The DNA sequence AAAAGATGCTATGTTTCCAGATTGGGGTGGTGGCGCATTTGGAACAATTATATCAGGTGGAAAAGTAAAGCAAGGAGACGAAATTGTCTTTAAATAATGGATACTTTAACTTCAGGATAAATTCCTGAAGTTATTTTTGTAGAAGCCACGTGAAATGTTTCGCAGCGTAGGAGGTAAAATGTACCTTGCTTTATTTTGAGGGGTGATTCAATTGGGAAATATTCTAGGGCATTGAAAAAGGCCTAGGCCTGAATTTTTCAGCGCAACAAATGTTCTTAGTTTAGTCACCTCTCTTAGTTTACTGGCTATGTAAGGATAAGAAGCCTAAAAGTGGTAACAATAAGAGAAACTTTTTAGGTGGGGTAAGGAATGACTAATCAAGTAGAAACAACACTAGTTTCTAAATTAGGTAAAAACCTTGCGTTTTTTTAAAGGTATGTTTCAAGATTCTTCGGATATGGTGTTTAGGTCTTTCCGCATTAATGGCAAGACAGCTTCCTTAATATTTATAGATGGTTTAGTTAATACAAAGGATATTCACGAGCACGTTTTAACAGAATTACTTCATTGGGAAAAAGATGTGGATTTATCTGTATTTGATTATGAAAATGACATTTTGTCTTTAACACAAGTCGAGGAAGAAAATGTGTATAAGAATATTGTGAAAAAGATATTAGCAGGTAGTGTTGTGCTACTCATTGACGGTAAAGAAAAAGCGATTATCATTGACGCTACACAGTTTGAGACACGGAGTATTGCAGAGCCGGAATCAGAAGCGGCAATTCGTGGTCCTCGGGAAGGATTTATTGAAAGCTTAAGAGTAAATACTTCTTTAATACGAAGGAAACTGCGTACGGAAGATTTAAAGGTTGTTTCCAAAACCGCTGGTGAAAAAACGAATACAAACATGGCACTTATTTACTTAGATGAAGTAGTAGATCGGAAAGTATTAGCGGAAGTGGAAGCAAGACTAGATAGAATCAAAATAGATGGCGTGTTGGAAACGGGATATATTGAAGAGTTAATTGAAGATAATCCTTGGAGCTTATTTCCGCAAGTGCAAATAACGGAACGCCCTGATACAGTTGCGGCAAATGTATTAGAAGGAAGAATCGCTTTAGTAGTAGATGGTACTCCTTTTGTAATGATTCTTCCTGCTACCTTTTGGCAACAATTCCAAGCTAGTGAAGACTATTACGATCGCTTTTATGTTGGCACTTTTTTAAGAATGTTAAGACTTATTTTTCTTGGGATAGCTACGTTGTTACCTGCACTTTACGTTGCGATTACTACGTTTCATCAGGAAATGATTCCGACAAATTTATTATTAAGTATCGCAGCAAGTAGAGAAGCAATACCCTTTCCAGCGATAGTGGAAGCGTTTATTATGGAAATTTCATTTGAAGCTTTAAGAGAAGCAGGGGTTCGCTTACCTAAGACCATTGGACAGGCGGTTAGTATTCTTGGAGCTTTAGTAATCGGTACAGCAGCAGTTGAAGCAGGAATTGTGTCAGCCCCTATGGTAATTGTCGTATCACTAACAGGGATTGCTTCTTTTACAATACCAAAGTTCAGTCTTGCGATTTCCGTTAGATTAATTAGATTTCCATTAATGATATTAGGTGGGGTATTTGGTTTGTTTGGCATTATCGTTGGAGCAATGATGATTACTGCGCATTTATGTAAGCTTCGAACGTTTGGTGTTCCGTATTTTTCACCTATTGCACCTTTAAAAATCAAGGAGTTAAGAGATATTTTTATTCGAATTCCAATTTGGAAATATAATAGACGTCCAGAAGAATTCACGAAGACAAACGTCAAGCGACAAAGTAATAATTTATATCCATCTCCAAATAGGGGGGAATAAAGATGTTGTTAAAGAGTTTCATACGGCTGTGCTATTTTTTCGTAGGTATTTCTTTTCTTCCTCTTTTGAGTGGTTGCTGGGATAGAGCTGAAATAAACGATATTGCAATTGTTATGGGATCCGCATTTGATAAGGTGGGAGAGGAATATGAAGTGACTATGATATCCCCTCTACCAGGAGAAATGGGAGGGCCTAGTGGCGGTGGTGGTGGTACTTCCGGTGGTGCCACTTACTATTTGGATGCTGCATTAGGAAGAAGTATAAGAGATGCATCAATGAATTTGCAGAGAAGGATGTCAAGAGAGTTAAAACTAGGACATAGGCGAATATTGCTTATCGGGGAAGAGCTTGCTAAAGAAGGTGTTCGAAAGCCACTAGACGTGTTGTCTCGTCATCGTGAGTCGCGTATAACGACACAAGTGTTTATAACAGAAGGAAGCGCGAAAGACGTTTTAAGCGCGCAACCACAGCTAGAGAATATTTCTGCTGAAGCGATTAGGGAATTAGGGGGCAGATCATACAATATTATGCTCAGGGACTTTCTATTGGAGTTTCAACAAAAAGGAAATGATCCTATACTTCCTGTAGTAAAGACAACGGAAAATAGATCACCGATTAAGGAAAATGTTGCAGAACAAGTGGAGATTTCAAAACTAGCCATTTTTAAAGGGGATAAGTTACACTTTTTTACTAATAAGGAAGAGACAGCTGGGGTTGATTGGTTACTTAGTATTATGGAAGGGCATGAATACACTTTTGTTGTTAATGAAGAAAAAAAGGAGACATTTACAGTTTTCATAAAGGAAGCTAATTGTACTATTGATTATGATCTAAACGATGAAGAGCCATTCTTTAAGATTGACATTAAAACTTCAGGAATCGGTGTAGAAAACGTATCAGATATCAACTTAGAGGAACGAGGGGGGTATGAAAAATTAAACGAGCTCATGAACGAACAAATCAAACAGGAAGTAACGTCGATCATTGATCATACATTATCAGAAGGGATTGATTCTTTTGGGTTCGGCTGGCATCTACATCGAAGAGAAAGAAAGATTTGGAAGGAGTTAGAGCAACACTGGCAAGAAAAACTACCAAATATTGATTATGAAATAACGATAAATAGCTCTGTTGAATTGCCAGGACTAGTTACTGAAGGGGTAGGAATAGGGGAGTGATTTAAAATGCTAGAAATCATGATTGTTTCGGTAATACTCATTAGTACTTATTTTTTTTGGAAAAAGGAATTGAAAAAAAAACTGAAGTTTCGAATTCAGTATCTATTAATTAGTAGTATTACATTTTTAGTATCCTTTTTCTTTGTAATAGAAGGAAGTCTTGATTGGTATACAAGCTTTTTATATCGCACGTTTGGATATTTCACAAAACTGGTGATTGGTATATGAAAATACAATTGTCAGAAAGACAAGTGATGTTTTTGGCAGGAAATGCTGTCATTGCTAGTAGTCTTGTTGTATTGCCACAATCATTAATTG is a window from the Evansella cellulosilytica DSM 2522 genome containing:
- a CDS encoding spore germination protein, giving the protein MRFFKGMFQDSSDMVFRSFRINGKTASLIFIDGLVNTKDIHEHVLTELLHWEKDVDLSVFDYENDILSLTQVEEENVYKNIVKKILAGSVVLLIDGKEKAIIIDATQFETRSIAEPESEAAIRGPREGFIESLRVNTSLIRRKLRTEDLKVVSKTAGEKTNTNMALIYLDEVVDRKVLAEVEARLDRIKIDGVLETGYIEELIEDNPWSLFPQVQITERPDTVAANVLEGRIALVVDGTPFVMILPATFWQQFQASEDYYDRFYVGTFLRMLRLIFLGIATLLPALYVAITTFHQEMIPTNLLLSIAASREAIPFPAIVEAFIMEISFEALREAGVRLPKTIGQAVSILGALVIGTAAVEAGIVSAPMVIVVSLTGIASFTIPKFSLAISVRLIRFPLMILGGVFGLFGIIVGAMMITAHLCKLRTFGVPYFSPIAPLKIKELRDIFIRIPIWKYNRRPEEFTKTNVKRQSNNLYPSPNRGE
- a CDS encoding Ger(x)C family spore germination protein, which gives rise to MLLKSFIRLCYFFVGISFLPLLSGCWDRAEINDIAIVMGSAFDKVGEEYEVTMISPLPGEMGGPSGGGGGTSGGATYYLDAALGRSIRDASMNLQRRMSRELKLGHRRILLIGEELAKEGVRKPLDVLSRHRESRITTQVFITEGSAKDVLSAQPQLENISAEAIRELGGRSYNIMLRDFLLEFQQKGNDPILPVVKTTENRSPIKENVAEQVEISKLAIFKGDKLHFFTNKEETAGVDWLLSIMEGHEYTFVVNEEKKETFTVFIKEANCTIDYDLNDEEPFFKIDIKTSGIGVENVSDINLEERGGYEKLNELMNEQIKQEVTSIIDHTLSEGIDSFGFGWHLHRRERKIWKELEQHWQEKLPNIDYEITINSSVELPGLVTEGVGIGE